CGGCCGGTTACGTCGAGCAGGAGTTCCACCTCTCCGGCGCCGCGACCGGCTGGGCCGTCGACGGCACGCAGGTCGCCACCGACGTCCCGTACACGACCAGGGTGGTCGTGCGCCGGCCCGCGCGCGCCCGGGACTACAACGGCACCGCCCTGGTCGAGTGGCAGAACGTCACCGCCGGGTACGACCTGGACGCGCTGTGGAACGCCGACTCCGTCGTCCGGGCGGGTTACGCCTGGGTCGGCGTGTCGGCGCAGCGGGTCGGGGTCGACCAGCTCCGCGCCTGGAGCCCCGCCCGGTACGGGAACCTGGACGTGACCGGCGGCGGCCGGTTCACCGCCGACGAGCTGTCCTACGACGTGTTCACCCAGGCGGGCCGGGCGGTCGAGTCGGGCGCGGTCCTGGGCGGCCTGCGGACCAGGACCGTGCTGGCCATCGGCGCCTCGCAGTCCGCGGCCCGGATGACCGTGCTGTACGACCGGGTCCTGCCGCAGCAGCGGCCGGTGTTCGACGGCTACGGCTACGTCGTCGGCAGCGCGCCGACCAGGGTCGGCGCCGAACCCGTCTTCCAGGTCCAGTCGGAGACCGACGTGCGCGGGGCGACCCGTCCCGCCGACACCGACCGGTTCCGCCGCTGGGAGGTCGCGGGCGCGGCCCACTCCGGCTACGAGGGCCAGCGCTACCGCGAGCCGATCTCCGAGCGCGACCTCGGCGGCGCGCCCCGGTACGAGTGCGCCCGGCCACCGTTCAGCCGGGTGCCGATGCACCACGTCACCGCCGCCGCCTACGACCACCTGCGCCGGTGGGTCGAGCGCGGCACGCCGCCGCCGACCGCCCGGCCGCTGGAGTTCGAGGCCGACGGCGTCACCAAGAAGCGCGACGGGCTGGGCCTGGCCCTGGGCGGCATCCGGTTGTCGCAGGTGTCCACGCCCCGGGCGCTGAACACGGGCGACAACGCCGGTGAGACGTTCTGCCGCCTGTTCGGCGCGCACGAGCCGTTCGACGCGGCGACGCTGGCCCGCCTCTACCCCACCCGCGGCGACTACCTGCGCGGTGTGGTCGCCACCGACGCGGCCAACGTGCACGCGGGCTACCTGCTGCCCGCCGACGCGCGGCAGAACCTGGCGGACGCCCTGAGCACCGGAGGACAGCGATGAGGATCCTCCTCGTGGCACTGGCGGTCGCGCTCGTGTCGACCGTCGCCGCGACACCCGCCCAAGCCCAACAGCTGACGCCGATCGTCTTCGTGCACGGCCAGCAGGGTTCGGCGCAGCAGTGGCAGTCCAACGCCAAGCGGTTCTCCGGCAACGGCTACCCGGACGCGCTGCTGCACGCCTACGAGTACGACACCAGCGTCCCCACCAACGACCTCGCCGTGGCCGACCTGGAGGTCTTCATCGCCGGCGTCCGGGCCCGCACCGGCTCGTCCGCCGTGGACGTCATCGCGCACTCGCGCGGCACCACCGTCATGCACGCCTACCTCGCCGTGCCGGAGCGGGCCGCGTCGGTGCGGCGGTACGTCAACGTGGACGGCCGGTCCAGCGCCACGCCGCCCGGTGGCGTGCCGACGCTGGCGCTGTGGGGCAGCCTGCAGCCCAACGGCTCCATCGGCGGCGCGACCAACGTCCACCTGACCACCCTGGGCCACACCGAGACCACCACGTCGGCCGACGGTTTCGCCCACGTGCACCGCTTCCTGCGCGGCCGGTCCGCGTTGACCACCCGCGTGCTGCCCGAACTGCCGTCCTCGGTGCGGATCGCGGGCCGGGCCACGTACTACCCGCAGAACGCGGGCGTCGAGGGCGTCGTTCAGGTGTGGGAGCTGGACAGCCGCACCGGCGCGCGGCGCGGCGAGGTCCGGCACAGCGTCCGGACCGGCGCGGACGGCGCGTTCGGCCCGCTGCCGGTCAACGGCCGCCGGCACTACGAGCTGGTGGTGCTGCGCGACGGCGAGCCGCCGCACCACTTCTACTTCGAGCCGTTCGAGCGCAGCGACCGGTTCCTCCGGTTGCAGGTGTCGCGCCCGGGGGGCATCGCCGACCAGGTCGACCGGTGCCCGGCGCACACCGCGCTGACCGTCATCCGCAACCGCGAGTGGTGGTCGGACCAGCCCGACAGCGACCGGCTGGAACTCGACGGCGTGAACGTCCTCGCCCCGGCCGTGTCGCCCAAGCTCCGCCAGGTCCTGGCCGCGTTCGCGTTCGACGACGGCTGCGACCGGGCCTCGACGCCGGGCGTCGTGCTGCCGCCGTTCGCCGCGCTGCCGTTCCTGACCGGTGTCGACGCCTACCTGCCCGCCCAGCCGGGCGGCGGTGACCCGGTCCTGGTCACCCAGACCGCGCGCGGCAGCGGTGGGGCGTCGCGGACGATCGCGGTGCCGAACCTGCCGTCGGACGAGCACTCGGTCACCGTGCAGTTCAAGGACTACCTGGACTAGCCCCGAGTGGATCGGTCCGGGGTGGAACCGGACGGCCGCGCGCGACGTCCCCCTGAGCGGAGAAGGGGGTCGCATGGTCGAGCGCGGGTCGCGGTGGCGGTCGCCCTGGCCGCCGGTGATCGCCGCCGCGGCGCCGGTGCTGCTCACGGCGTGGTCGGTCAGCCCGCCCGGCGGCTACTTCACGATGGCGCTGGTCGCGTTGCTGTGCTGGGTCGTGGTGGGCCTGCTGTGGCTGGTCGTCGGTGTCCGGGCCGTGGTCGCGCTGCCGCGACCGCGGCTGCGGCACGTCGGCCGGCTGTGGCCGTTCCTGGTGCTGCCGGCGCTGGCGGTGACCACGGAGGTGGTGATCGACTCCGGCGTGGTGCAGCGCTGGGCGTTCGACGTCCACCGGTCCGGGTTGGAGGCGCTGGTCGCGGACGTGCGTGCGGCGCCGGACCAGCGGCTGACCGACCGGCGGGTCGGGCTGTACGAGGTGGCGACGGCGTCCGCCGACCCGCTCGGCGGCTGCACGCTGCTCACCGTGGCGGACGCCGGGTTCCTGGACCGGACCGGGTTCGCGCACTGCCCGCACCGACCGCCGGTGGGCGTCGTGGGCGGTGAAGGGCTGGTGTACGAGCCGGTCGACGGCCCGTGGCACGTGTTCACCCACCGGTGGTGACGTCAGGCCAGCGCGGCGAGGGCGGCGTGGACCAGCGCGCGCACGCCGACCGGCAGGGCGCGTTCGTCGGCGTGGAAGGTCGGCTGGTGCAGGTCGCCCTGCGGGCCCTCCCCCGACCAGGCGCCCAGCCGCGCGTACGAGCCCGGCACGTGTTCGAGGTACCAGCCGAAGTCCTCGCCACCGGAGGACTGGGCGGTCGGCGCGACGGCCTGCGGGCCGACGGCGGCGGCGATCGCGGCCTGGAGCAGGAGCGTGCTGCCCGGGTCGTTGTCCACCACCGGCACGGCCCGGACGTGGTCGAGCTCGAACCGCACGCCCGTCGGGCGCAGCAGCGAGCCGAGGATCTCCTGCACCAGGGCGGGCAGCTGGGCGTTGACCACCGGGTCGCCGGTGCGCAGCGTGCCGCGCAGGACGCCTTCGCGCGGCGTGCCGGCGGGTGTTTCGGGCGCGTCCATCCGACCCCACGCCAGCACCGTGCCGGAGCGGGGGTCGACGCGGCGGGCGAGCATCGCGGGCAGGCCGGTGGCCACCACGCCCAGCGCGTGCACCACGTCGGAGCTCAGCTCGTTGCGCCGGCCCGCGCCGCACGCGGTGACCCGCAGTTCGAGCATGTCGCACGCCGACGTGACGGGTCCGACCCTGGTCCCGATCCGACCGACGAGCACCTTGGGGTCGCAGTGCAGGCCGAAGATCCGCTCCACGCCCTCGACGCCGCCCGCCGCGATCACGTCGTGCGCGCCGCCCGGCTCCTCCTCGGCCGGTTGGAACAGCAGCCGCACCCGGCCGGGCAACCCGGGCGCGGACGCCAGCGCCGCCGCCGCGCCGAGCAGGATCGCGGTGTGCACGTCGTGCCCGCACGCGTGCGAGACGCCCGGCACGCGTGAGGCGAAGGGCAGGCCGGTGGTCTCCTCCACCGCCAGGGCGTCGATGTCGGCGCGCAGGGCGACGCAGCGCGGCCCGGCGCCGACCTCGCAGATCACGCCGGTGCCGACGGGCAGCACGCGGGGGTCCAGCCCGAGCGAGCGCAGCACCTCGACGATCGTGGCCGTGGTGCGGAACTCCTCGCGCATCGGCTCGGGGTTCGCGTGCAGGGTGCGCCGCCACGACACGACCCGGGCCAGGTTCGCCGCGAGCCAGTCGTCCAGCCACTCAGGTCCGCGCCCGGCGCCGAGGTCGGGCACCGGCGCCGGGTCCTCGACCGCCGGGTCGAGCGGGACGACGTCGATCGCCGTCGGCGCGGGAGCGGGCGACGGCGGCAGCAGGTTGCTCACGACGGGGTTCATGGTGGCGACATGATGGCGCACGTTCCGTGCAAGATCCACTGCACTGAGTCGCTACCGCCCGATCGGGTGAGCGATTGCCGCGCACCGCCCCGGTGATCGGAATTCCGGTGGGGAGCGGCGGAGAATCGTCGATCCGGCCACCGGGCCGGCGGTGCCCTACGCGGGCCCGAGGGGTGTGCGCGCCCTGCTCGTGGACGACGTGCCGTGGGTGCCGAAGCCGCGCGGCGCGCTGATGCGCGAGTTGCGCTCCGCCGACAGCCCTCCCCACTCGCACATCCCGGCCGTGCCCGCGCTGTGGGTTGGCCGGTGAGGGCCTGGGCGCTCGGGTCGGGGCCGGGCTGGAGCGCCCGGGCGCACTGGACCTGCTCGACCCGGTCCGGGAGGTGCCGGACACCGGGACCACGTTCGCCGACCAGGCCGTCCGCCGGCGGGAGGGCGAGTTCGGCCGCGACCCGGCCCGCTACGTCGCCGCGTTCCGGGTCCCCGGTTGACCGACGAGTCCGGCTCCCCGGTCAAGGTCCGCGGCCACCGCGAGCCGCCGCACCAGCTCCAGGCAGAGGCGACCGTTGTGGTAGCAGCACTTCCACATCCCGGCCGCCTCCTTCCGCAGCGGCACGCCGGCCGCGTCCCGGCCGTAGAGCCACTCGCCGGTCGGTCGCGGGTCGACCACCCCGGTGGCGATGTAGTCCCAGGTGTCGAGCGCCAGCGCGCGGAACGCCGGGTCGCCGGTGCGCTCGTGCGCGTTGAGGAAGCCGACGACCGCCTCGGCCTGCACCCACCAGACGCGGGTCGCGTCGAGCCGCCCGCCGACCGACTCGTTGGCCACCGAGCCGTCCGCGAGCACCGCCCGCTCGGCCGTGCCGGACGCCAGCCCGACCACGACGTCCGACAGGTCGCCGCCGACCTCGTGGCACGCCTCGTCGATCAGCCAGCTCGCCTCGACGTCGTGCCCGAACGACATGACGTCGCCCAGCTCGCGCCACCCGGAGTCGAGGAACACCCGCAGCGAGCGGCGACGCGGGTCGTAGAACCGGTCGCGGAAGGTGTGCAGCAACGCCGTGACGCGATCGGCCACGGCCGGGGTCGGCGCCACGACGTGGTAGGCGGTCAACGCCTCCAGCACGTGCAGGTGGGTGTTCATGGTGATGTCGGCGAGGGTGTGCTCGCCGAGCAGGGCGTTCGGCTTCGGCGTCCAGGCCCGGTCGAACTGCTCGCGGTAGGCGCCGCTCGCCGGGTCGTGCCCGACGCCGGTGATCAGGTCGTGCAACGCCGTCGCGCGGGCCAGCGCGTCCGGGTCGCCGGTCGCGCGGTGGTACTCGCTGAACGCGTAGAGCGCGAAAGCCTGGGCGTAGACGTGCTTGTCGGTGTCCGCCGGCGCGCCGGTGCGGTCGACCGACCAGAACACCCCGCCGTGCTCGGCGTCGAGGAGGTGCGCGGTGACGAACCGGTACGCGTGCCGCGCGGCGGCCAGGTAGGAGGGGTCGCCGAACAGCCGGTGGGCGGCGGAGAAGGTCCACAGGAACCGGCACGTGAGGACCGCGCCCTTGTCCGCCTCGCGGTGGACCACCAGGTCCGCGTCGACGTGGCCGTGGATGCCGCCGTGCTCGCGGTCGACCAGCCCCAGCCAGAACGGCAGGATGCGGTGCCGCAGCTCGGTCTCCGCCTGCTCGCGCAGGTCCTGGTCGATCATCGCGTCACCCCGTGCCCCCTGGTGGTCCGCGCCCGCCGGGCGGGGCGCGGCTCCGGAGCTTAACCGGTTTTGCGCGGAACCGATCCAGAGGCCGCGGACGTGGGTCGCGGGAGCACGGCGGCGACCGGGCCCGGCCGCTGCGGACGTCATGGGTAGGTTGAGCCAGTCGATCAAGGACTTGGGGGGTCGCGGTGGCGGAACGCGTGGTGCGGGTGGCCGACGTCCAGCTCTGGAGCGAGGACCTGGGCGACCCGGAGGGCACGCCGGTCCTGCTGGTGATGGGCGCCAACACCTCGGCCACGGGCTGGCCCGACGGGTTCGTCGACCTGCTGCTGCGCGGCGGGTGCCGGGTCGTCCGCTACGACCACCGCGACACCGGCAGGTCGTCGGCGGCCGAGCCCACCTACGACCTGGGCGACCTCGCCCGGGACGCGGTGGCGGTGCTCGACGCCCACGGTGTCGAGCGGGCGCACGTGGTCGGGTTGTCGATGGGCGGGTTGATCGGCCAGCTGCTGGCGGTCGACCACGCCGACCGCCTGCGCTCGCTCACCCTCGCCCTGACCGGCGCGCTCGACATGGGCAGCGACGGCGAGGACCGGCCCGCCGACGGTGAACGCCTGGAGCGGGTGATCGCCCTGGCCGAGCCGGGCGCGGACGTCGAGGCCGAGCTGGACCGCCGGGTCGCGCTGTGGCGGGAGCTGCACGGCGACGCGCTGCCGTTCGACGCGGCGGAGTACCGGCGGCTGGAGGAGCGGGCCATCGCGCACGCCGGCACGTTCGCCCCGGCCACCGCGCACGTGCGGCTCGGCTCGACACCGCTGCCGCGCGGCGCGGACGACCTGCGTGGCGCGACCACCCCGACTCTGGTCGTGCAGGGCGCCGAGGACCCGTTCTACCCGCCGGGCTTCGGCAGGCACCTGGCGGGCCTGCTGCCCGACGCCCGGCTCCTGGTGGTGCCGGACCTCGGGCACGGCCTGCCCGCCGCTGTGCACCGGCTCGTGGCCGAGGCGGTCCTCGACCACGTCCGGCGGCACGACGTCAAGCCCTGAGGCGGTAAGCCCTCAAGCACCGGGAAGGTCGTCCCCGCGTTCAGATGGCGGAGCAGTCGGCCTTGTCCGTCCAGTCCGCGCCGCAGTGGTAGAGCGCGAACGGCGTGTTGTAGCCGTAGCGGACCCCCAGCTTGTTGTACTCGGTGACGTCGATCCGCTGGGCCACGTAGTGGTTGGTCGCCGTGGCGGTGACGGTTTCGGTGTAGGGCGGACGCGAGGTCGTGGTGGTGGTCGTAGTGGTGGTCGGGGTCGTGCCGCCGCCGTCGATGCCCCAGAACCGGGCCAGGTGGTAGGCGGCGCAGATGTTCACGTCGAGCACCCAGGAGGCGGTGCTGCCGCACTGGGTCGCGCCGGTGCCGGGGTCGACGGGCTGGCCGTGGTCCATGCCGGTGATCGAGTAGTGCTCGACCGTGCCGCCATAGACCCGGTGCGGGTAGCCGGCGACGGTGTCGCTGACGTCCGGGGTCTGGTCGGTGCCGTTGGCGTTGGTCCACTGCTCGACCAGCTCGGCGCCGTTGAGCGGCCGGACCGTGGTGTCGGCGGTGCCGTGCCAGATGGACACCTTCGGGCGCGGGCCGGAGTAGGAGAAGGCGGATCGGACCTTGTCGCCCCACTGGGCCGGGGTGAGGTTCGTGCCGGGGTTCATGCAGCCGAACGCGGCGCCGACGGTGGTGGCGCACTGGTAGGGCAACCCGGCGACGATGCCGCCGCCCGCGAACACGTCCGGGTAGGTGGCGAGCATGACCGCGGTCATCGCGCCGCCCGCGGACAGGCCGCTGACGTAGGCGGACGTGGAGCCGTTGTCCTGCTTGGCCCGGTCCACCATCTGCTTGATGGACAGCGCTTCCCCGGAGCCGCGGCGGGTGTCGCCCGGCTCGAACCAGTTGAAGCAGGAGTTGGCGTTGTTCTGCGACCTCTGCTGCGGCACCACGACGGTGAACTTCCAGCGGTCGGCCAGTTGCGGCCAGCCGGTGCTGCCGCCGTAACCGGCGGCGTTCTGCTGGCAGCCGTGCAGGGCGACGACGACCGGGCGACCGGCGGTCAGCCCGGCGGGCGCGTACCGGAACATCTGCAGGTTGCCCGGGTTGGAGCCGAACCCGGTGACCTCCTGCAGGGTCGCCGCGGCGGCCGGCGGCGGTGCGGCGACGAGGTGGGCGCAGGTGGCGACGAGCAGGGCCAGCACCGCCACGAGCGTCGCGACGGGACGGTGGGCGGTCGGGTCGGGGCGACTGTCCGGCATGGCGCGTTCCTCCACGTTGAGGTGACGGCGGTCACGGGTGCATGCCGACGCTAAGAGCACCGGTGGCGGTTCGTCGCTGGTGGACCGGCCCACTCTTGGACCGGCCGGTGTGGCGGGAAGACACAGGTGAGCACTTCTGGTCAGGTCGACCTGGTGATCGTGACCGCGCGTTCCGGCGCGCTGCACGTGCTGCTGATCGAGCGCGGCAAACCGCCGTTCCCCGGTGGCGACGCCCTGCCCGGCGGTGACGGTGGTGTACCTCGCCCTTGTGCCGGACCTGCCCTCGCCGGTGGCGGGCACGGACGCCGCCGCCGCGCGCTGGGTGCCGGTGGCCGGGGCGCTGGCCGCCAACCTCGCGTTCGACCACCGGGTGATCCTGGTCGACGGCGTCGAGCGGGCCCGGGTGGACCCGGCGCAGCTCGGCCACCGCGTTCTGCCCGGAGCCGTTCACGGTGGCCGAGCTGCGCCGGGTCGACGAGGCCGTGTGGAGGGTGCTGTGCCGGTTGGGCCTGCACCCGACCGGCGAGTTCGGTCTCGGCGCGGCGGTCGCACCGACGGGCGCCGACCCCGGCCACGTCGAGGTGGTGCTGGACCGGCTGCGCGACCTGGTGCGCGAGTACGCCCAGGAGCGCGCGGCGGCCGCCGCGGAGAGGAGTGCGGAAAAAAGTTCGGCGGCCGTGTCGATCCCCGGTCCCACCCGTTCGACCAGGAGGTGAGAGGGTCCCGAGGGACGGGCCCCGACGAAGGCCAGGGAGACGACACCGTGAAGTACATGCTGATCATGCGGGCCACCGACGAGGCCTACGCCGCGATGGGCGAGGTCGACTTCGACCAGATGCTGGAGGTCATGGGGCGGTTCAACGACGAGCTGATCCGGGCGGGCGTGCTGGTCGCCGCGGAAGGGCTCACCGAGGCCGAGGAGGGCGTGGTCGTGGACTACTCGTCCGAGCCGCCGGTGGTCACCGACGGCCCGTACGGGGAGACCAAGGAGCTGTTCAACGGCTTCTACATCCTCAACGTGGCCTCGAAGGAGGAAGCCGTCGAGTGGGCCAAGAGGATGCCGATGACCGGCTCCGGCTCCGGCTTCAAGACCGAGATCCGCCGGGTCTCCTCCATCGACGAGTTCCCGCAGGACAACGAGTGGATCAAGAAGGAGCGGGAGTGGCGGGAAGCGACCGGGCAGCTCTGAGCGACCCCACCGGGCGCAACGCCGTCGCGGCGGTCTGGCGGATCGAGTCGGCGCGGATCGTCGGCGCCCTGGCCCGGTACACCGGCGACTTCGCGCTGGCCGAGGACCTGGCCCAGGAGGCGCTGGCCGAGGCGCTGGTGACCTGGCCGCGCGAGGGTGTGCCGCGCAACCCCGCCGGGTGGCTGCTGACCGTCGGCCGGCGGCGCGCGATCGACGCGTTCCGCCGCCGGTCGGCGCTCGACGAGAAGTACGCCGTCCTCGCCCGTGACCTGGGCGAGGGCGGCGCTCTCTCGGGCAGCGCGGCGACCGATCCGACCAGGGACGGTGACGACGTGCTCTGGGACCCCGACCAGGTGGACGACGACGTGCTGGCGCTGATGTTCGTCTCGTGCCACCCGGTGCTGTCCCGGGAGGCGCGGGTGGCGTTGACGCTGCGCGTGGTCGGCGGTCTGACCAGCGACGAGATCGCCAAGGCGTTCCTGGTGCCGACGGCGACCGTGCAGGCCAGGATCACCAGGGCCAAGAAGACCCTCGGCGCGGCCGGCGTGCCGTTCGGCGTGCCGCCCGCCGAGGAGCGGGACGCGCGGCTCGGCTCGGTGCTCAACGTGATCTACGTGATCTTCACCGAGGGGTCGACGGCCAGCTCCGGCGGCGACCTGATCCGGTTCGACCTCGCGGGCGAGGCGCAGCGCCTGGCCCGGGTGCTGACCCGGCTGGTGCCGGACCGGCCCGAGGCGCACGGCCTGCTCGCGCTGCTCGAACTGACCGCGGCCCGCTTCCCGGCCCGCACCGGGCCGGACGGCGAGCCCGTGCTGCTGGAGCACCAGGACCGCCGGCGCTGGGACCGGGCCGCGATCCGCCGCGGGCGGGCGGCCCTGGCGCGGGCGGCGGAGGTCGGGCGCGGGCTGGGCGCCTACGGGCTGCAGGCGGCCATCGCGGAGTGCCACGCCGTCGCCGAGTCGGTCGGCGCGACGGACTGGGACCGCATCGTGCTGCTGTACGAAGCGCTCGGCCGGCTCGCGCCGTCACCGGTGGTCGACCTGAACCGGGCGGTGGCGGTGTCCATGGCCCGCGGGCCGGCCGCCGCGCTGCCGGTGGTGGACGAGTTGGCGGCGGCCGGGGCGTTGGCGGGTTCGCACCTGCTGCCGAGCGTCCGCGGCGAGCTGCTGACCCGGCTGGGACGGCTCGACGAGGCCCGGGTCGAGTTGGAGCGGGCCGTGGAGCTGTGCGGGAACGAGCGCGAGCGGACGGTGCTGGGGCGCAAGCTCGCGGCGCTCAGGACATCTTCGTGAGGATCATCGAGTTCCACCAGTAACCCAGCTGGTCGAGGCGGTCCGGGTCGGTCGCCGCCGCCGACCGCACCGTGCCGGTGATCGACGTGCGGGTGTCGACCCACCACACCTGGCCGACGCCGTCGGCGACGAAGCAGGTCGTGAACTCGCCGGGCGCGGGCTGGCTCTGGGACCGGTAGTACAGGGCGTAGTGCGCCGGGCGGGTCAGGGGGCGGCAGCCGCCGAAGTCGTCGTCGCGCGGGATGCCGTTGGCCTGCACGAGGGACTGGAAGTGCGCGTCCTGCGCGGCGCGGTCGGGGAACAGGTGGAAGACGGCCAGGTCCGGTGGCGGGAAGCGGAAGTGCGCGGAGTTCGCTTCGGCGCACGCGACGGTGGCGACCGCCCCGGCGCCGGTCGGCTGTTCGGGCGCGCAGGTCGGGTTGTCCCGGTAGACCTCGGGCAGCTGTCGGAGCAGGGCGGTCGCGCGTTCGTCGGTGGTGGTGGTGCTGCGCTGGGTGGTCGTGGGCGAGGTGGTGGATCGGGTGGTGGGCTCGGCGGTCGTCGTCGTGGTGGTGGGGAAGGTCATGGTGGAGGAGTTGGCGAGGGCGCCGCCGGGCGTCCAGTCCACCGCCCAGACCAGCACCGCGGCCACCAGAGCCAGGGCGATGACACCGGCGACGAGGGGCGCGGTCGGAACCTTGCGGCCGGGCGGGGGTGGCGCGGGCCTGAACACCGGATGGGGAACCGGGGTCGGAATCGGGCGCGGGGCCGGGGTTGGGGTTGGAGGCGGAAGAAGGGCCGGATTCGGGGCTGGGGTGCGGATCGGGGCCAGGGGCGGGATCGGGTCGGAGGCGGGGGTCGAGGTGGGCGCAAGGGCTCGGGCCGCGGCGGTGGCGAGGGCGCCCGCGGTCGGGTAGCGCTGTGCCGGGTCCTTCGCCATGCCCCGGCGGATGACGTCGTCCAGCGCGAGCGGCACGGAGGGGTTGGTGGCCGATGCGCTCGGCGGGGGCTGCTGGAGGTGGGCCCAGAGCAGGGCGGCGGCGCTGTCCGCTTCGAACGGGCGGTTGCCGGTGACGCACGCGTGCAGCACGCAGGCCAGGGCGTAGACGTCCGAGCGGCCGTCCACCGGTCCGCCGCCGATCCGCTCCGGCGCCAGGTAGTCCAGCGTCCCGATCACCGCGCCCGACTCGGTCAGGTGGGTGGCCGACGGCAGGGCGCTGCGCGCGATGCCGAAGTCGACCAGGTACACGAAGTCGTCCGGCGTGACCAGGACGTTCGACGGCTTGACGTCCCGGTGCAGCAGGCCGTCCGCGTGCGCCGCGTCCAGTGCGCCCGCCACCTGCGCGACGATCCGCACGGCCCGGTCCGGCGGCAGCGGTCCGCCCGCGACGACCTCGGCCAGGTCGCTGCCCTCGACCAGCCGCATGTCCAGGTAGAGGCGGCCGTCGATCTCGCCGTAGGCGTGGATCGGGATGACGTGCGGCTCGCGCAGCCGTGCCACGATCCGCGACTCGCGCCGGAACCGGGCGCGGAAGTCCTCGTCGTCGTTGTGCACGGCGGAGAGCCGCTTCAACGCCACCACGCGGTCGTGCGCCGTGTCGTACGCCCGGTGCACCTCGCCCATGCCACCGCGACCCAACAGCTCACCGACGCGATAAGGCCCGAACGCCTCCGCCATGACTCTCCCGTGTCCGCCACGCCACCTTCGCAGGACCGACGCGGACCGGGGCCGCGGGGTTCCACCGGTGTGCCGGCGGGCGGCTCAGGGCTTGCCCTTGCCCTTCCCCTTGTTCTCGGACCCCTTGCCCTTGCCCTCACCGTGGCCGGGCGGCTCCGGGTTGCCGCCGGCGGGGTGCGGCTGGGGCGCCACGACGGCCGGCGCCGTCACCTGCTCGACCGGG
This genomic window from Saccharothrix sp. HUAS TT1 contains:
- a CDS encoding alpha/beta hydrolase domain-containing protein, which translates into the protein MSPSPWRRLALAAAVLGLLLPTPASATTAEGPAPRVVGPLPGTAPGDRLADRIEDTYPFFATPDDLAAAGYVEQEFHLSGAATGWAVDGTQVATDVPYTTRVVVRRPARARDYNGTALVEWQNVTAGYDLDALWNADSVVRAGYAWVGVSAQRVGVDQLRAWSPARYGNLDVTGGGRFTADELSYDVFTQAGRAVESGAVLGGLRTRTVLAIGASQSAARMTVLYDRVLPQQRPVFDGYGYVVGSAPTRVGAEPVFQVQSETDVRGATRPADTDRFRRWEVAGAAHSGYEGQRYREPISERDLGGAPRYECARPPFSRVPMHHVTAAAYDHLRRWVERGTPPPTARPLEFEADGVTKKRDGLGLALGGIRLSQVSTPRALNTGDNAGETFCRLFGAHEPFDAATLARLYPTRGDYLRGVVATDAANVHAGYLLPADARQNLADALSTGGQR
- a CDS encoding amidohydrolase → MNPVVSNLLPPSPAPAPTAIDVVPLDPAVEDPAPVPDLGAGRGPEWLDDWLAANLARVVSWRRTLHANPEPMREEFRTTATIVEVLRSLGLDPRVLPVGTGVICEVGAGPRCVALRADIDALAVEETTGLPFASRVPGVSHACGHDVHTAILLGAAAALASAPGLPGRVRLLFQPAEEEPGGAHDVIAAGGVEGVERIFGLHCDPKVLVGRIGTRVGPVTSACDMLELRVTACGAGRRNELSSDVVHALGVVATGLPAMLARRVDPRSGTVLAWGRMDAPETPAGTPREGVLRGTLRTGDPVVNAQLPALVQEILGSLLRPTGVRFELDHVRAVPVVDNDPGSTLLLQAAIAAAVGPQAVAPTAQSSGGEDFGWYLEHVPGSYARLGAWSGEGPQGDLHQPTFHADERALPVGVRALVHAALAALA
- a CDS encoding AGE family epimerase/isomerase, with product MIDQDLREQAETELRHRILPFWLGLVDREHGGIHGHVDADLVVHREADKGAVLTCRFLWTFSAAHRLFGDPSYLAAARHAYRFVTAHLLDAEHGGVFWSVDRTGAPADTDKHVYAQAFALYAFSEYHRATGDPDALARATALHDLITGVGHDPASGAYREQFDRAWTPKPNALLGEHTLADITMNTHLHVLEALTAYHVVAPTPAVADRVTALLHTFRDRFYDPRRRSLRVFLDSGWRELGDVMSFGHDVEASWLIDEACHEVGGDLSDVVVGLASGTAERAVLADGSVANESVGGRLDATRVWWVQAEAVVGFLNAHERTGDPAFRALALDTWDYIATGVVDPRPTGEWLYGRDAAGVPLRKEAAGMWKCCYHNGRLCLELVRRLAVAADLDRGAGLVGQPGTRNAAT
- a CDS encoding alpha/beta fold hydrolase, which gives rise to MAERVVRVADVQLWSEDLGDPEGTPVLLVMGANTSATGWPDGFVDLLLRGGCRVVRYDHRDTGRSSAAEPTYDLGDLARDAVAVLDAHGVERAHVVGLSMGGLIGQLLAVDHADRLRSLTLALTGALDMGSDGEDRPADGERLERVIALAEPGADVEAELDRRVALWRELHGDALPFDAAEYRRLEERAIAHAGTFAPATAHVRLGSTPLPRGADDLRGATTPTLVVQGAEDPFYPPGFGRHLAGLLPDARLLVVPDLGHGLPAAVHRLVAEAVLDHVRRHDVKP
- a CDS encoding PHB depolymerase family esterase codes for the protein MPDSRPDPTAHRPVATLVAVLALLVATCAHLVAAPPPAAAATLQEVTGFGSNPGNLQMFRYAPAGLTAGRPVVVALHGCQQNAAGYGGSTGWPQLADRWKFTVVVPQQRSQNNANSCFNWFEPGDTRRGSGEALSIKQMVDRAKQDNGSTSAYVSGLSAGGAMTAVMLATYPDVFAGGGIVAGLPYQCATTVGAAFGCMNPGTNLTPAQWGDKVRSAFSYSGPRPKVSIWHGTADTTVRPLNGAELVEQWTNANGTDQTPDVSDTVAGYPHRVYGGTVEHYSITGMDHGQPVDPGTGATQCGSTASWVLDVNICAAYHLARFWGIDGGGTTPTTTTTTTTTSRPPYTETVTATATNHYVAQRIDVTEYNKLGVRYGYNTPFALYHCGADWTDKADCSAI
- a CDS encoding YciI family protein, with amino-acid sequence MKYMLIMRATDEAYAAMGEVDFDQMLEVMGRFNDELIRAGVLVAAEGLTEAEEGVVVDYSSEPPVVTDGPYGETKELFNGFYILNVASKEEAVEWAKRMPMTGSGSGFKTEIRRVSSIDEFPQDNEWIKKEREWREATGQL
- a CDS encoding RNA polymerase sigma factor; this translates as MSDPTGRNAVAAVWRIESARIVGALARYTGDFALAEDLAQEALAEALVTWPREGVPRNPAGWLLTVGRRRAIDAFRRRSALDEKYAVLARDLGEGGALSGSAATDPTRDGDDVLWDPDQVDDDVLALMFVSCHPVLSREARVALTLRVVGGLTSDEIAKAFLVPTATVQARITRAKKTLGAAGVPFGVPPAEERDARLGSVLNVIYVIFTEGSTASSGGDLIRFDLAGEAQRLARVLTRLVPDRPEAHGLLALLELTAARFPARTGPDGEPVLLEHQDRRRWDRAAIRRGRAALARAAEVGRGLGAYGLQAAIAECHAVAESVGATDWDRIVLLYEALGRLAPSPVVDLNRAVAVSMARGPAAALPVVDELAAAGALAGSHLLPSVRGELLTRLGRLDEARVELERAVELCGNERERTVLGRKLAALRTSS